A genomic segment from Dendropsophus ebraccatus isolate aDenEbr1 chromosome 7, aDenEbr1.pat, whole genome shotgun sequence encodes:
- the LOC138796513 gene encoding vomeronasal type-2 receptor 26-like: MKNAIEEYGYYKGGDIIIGGIFTVNLNMDEFPNKYQRIMVCMGPLLSNYKYFLDFKFAIEEVNRNPDILPNVTLGYYVYDSCANANKAVKSMIHILSGPGATVPNYYCTGEDNIAGFIGDLLSVTTVPIAQLLNVYGYTQISYGATDPLLSDRTMYPYLFRTAHSDHVYFSAILRLLKHFSWSWVGIVTSDDDSGMKESQTLTSFLYSHDICVEFTVNILSFTSIKCVENNQNLKYRNEISQKIISNSSANIILICGTVSFYMIDSLQLSDNVLKTKTFILPPNWFANNEIMEQCFQAFNCCLGFLHNMEAHIEQNSSKELVKNPYKTGDMEQFLKKVNPSKYPHDKMLEDIWMTRFGCLSANKFKNKVFELLYKIKLRKCSGNEDITDIPHALFTIGSPVVYKALLTMAYALDAMLTYQGAMFHRHDMKPLKHRHRLNQYLQYIKYYDGSTRRLYYDKKGELNTVYIIYNWLRISHRYSITNYVGSYTPWASPDQQLSINASLVTWKNKMSRIPRSKCSENCPPGRRKIKIEGAPTCCYGCVVCSEGEISNFTDSDNCIKCLSTEWSSNKRDQCLPKLEDFLSFSDGRSIAFSSIAILFWTISILILGIFVSHKDSPIVKANNKTLSFILLISLSFCFLCVFLFIGRPVDRTCRLRQIVFGIIFSISVSSVLAKTIMVYMAFRISRPGSRWKKVIGVKVSNSIVVVASSIEVIISIIWLYFSPPYLEQDTHSYHRKVIIQCNEGSQVGFFAVLGYLFVLAAVSFTVAYLARTLPDRFNEAKYITFSMLVFCSVWITMVPSYLSTKGKNMVAVEIFSILASSAGLLALIFFPKCYIIFLKPEMNTKSRLH, from the exons GCCACTGTTATCCAATTACAAATACTTTTTGGATTTTAAATTTGCCATTGAAGAAGTTAATAGAAATCCAGACATTTTACCCAATGTGACTTTGGGCTATTACGTCTATGATTCTTGTGCCAATGCTAATAAAGCAGTAAAAAGCATGATACATATATTATCAGGCCCTGGAGCTACTGTGCCCAACTACTACTGCACCGGAGAAGATAACATTGCCGGATTTATTGGAGATCTTCTATCTGTAACCACTGTACCCATAGCACAACTGCTGAATGTGTACGGATATACACAG ATTAGCTATGGAGCTACAGATCCCCTTCTCAGTGATAGAACTATGTATCCCTATCTCTTCCGTACAGCACATAGTGACCATGTCTACTTTTCCGCTATTTTAAGACTACTGAAGCATTTTTCCTGGAGCTGGGTTGGAATTGTTACTAGTGACGATGACAGTGGAATGAAGGAAAGCCAAACTCTGACCTCATTTCTTTATAGCCATGACATCTGCGTCGAGTTTACCGTTAACATCTTGTCTTTTACAAGTATTAAATGTGTGGAAAATAACCAAAATCTAAAGTATAGAAATGAAATAAGCCAGAAGATTATCTCAAACTCATCCGCCAATATTATTCTGATATGTGGAACCGTTTCTTTCTATATGATTGACAGTTTACAGCTGTCCGATAATGTGCTGAAGACAAAGACTTTCATCCTTCCGCCTAACTGGTTCGCCAATAATGAAATCATGGAACAGTGTTTCCAGGCATTTAACTGTTGCCTGGGATTTCTACATAATATGGAGGCTCACATAGAACAGAACAGCAGTAAAGAACTAGTGAAGAACCCATATAAAACGGGTGATATGGAGCAATTTCTTAAGAAGGTCAATCCTTCCAAATATCCACATGACAAGATGCTTGAAGATATATGGATGACACGTTTTGGGTGTCTGTCAGCAAATAAATTCAAAAACAAGGTTTTTGAACTCTTATATAAAATAAAACTTCGTAAGTGTTCAGGAAACGAGGATATAACAGACATCCCACATGCTTTATTCACTATAGGGTCTCCGGTTGTATACAAAGCACTGCTGACCATGGCTTATGCATTGGATGCCATGCTTACGTATCAAGGAGCCATGTTTCATAGACATGACATGAAACCTCTTAAACACAGGCATAGG ctaaaCCAATACTTGCAATATATTAAGTATTATGATGGATCAACAAGGAGATTATACTACGACAAGAAAGGGGAATTGAATacggtgtatattatatacaactGGTTAAGGATCAGCCACAGATACTCCATAACAAATTATGTCGGCTCTTACACACCGTGGGCATCGCCAGACCAGCAGCTCTCCATCAATGCATCTCTGGTAACCTGGAAGAATAAAATG tcaagg ATACCAAGATCTAAATGTTCAGAGAATTGTCCACCTGGAAGGAGAAAAATTAAAATAGAAGGGGCCCCAACATGTTGTTATGGCTGTGTAGTGTGCTCTGAAGGAGAAATATCCAACTTCActg ATAGTGATAACTGCATAAAATGTTTATCTACAGAATGGTCGAGCAATAAAAGAGATCAATGTCTTCCCAAACTTGAAGACTTCCTCTCCTTCTCTGATGGACGCTCCATAGCTTTTTCCTCCATTGCTATTCTGTTCTGGACAATATCTATACTGATATTAGGAATTTTTGTGTCACATAAAGATTCCCCCATTGTGAAGGCAAATAACAAGACCCTGAGTTTCATCCTCCTCATCTCGCTGTCATTCTGCTTCCTCTGTGTCTTCTTATTTATTGGCCGTCCTGTCGATAGAACCTGCAGATTACGACAAATAGTTTTTGGCATCATCTTCTCTATCTCGGTTTCTTCTGTTTTGGCCAAAACCATCATGGTCTATATGGCTTTTAGAATTTCCAGGCctggaagtcgatggaaaaaaGTGATTGGGGTCAAAGTGTCCAACTCTATAGTTGTGGTGGCCTCATCCATTGAGGTTATTATCAGCATTATTTGGCTGTACTTTTCTCCCCCATACCTGGAGCAGGACACTCATTCCTATCACAGGAAAGTCATCATTCAGTGCAATGAAGGGTCTCAAGTTGGTTTCTTTGCTGTTCTAGGTTACTTATTTGTCCTGGCAGCTGTTAGTTTTACTGTAGCTTATTTGGCTAGAACATTACCCGATCGTTTtaatgaagccaagtacatcacaTTCAGTATGCTGGTGTTCTGTAGTGTCTGGATTACTATGGTCCCTTCTTATCTGAGCACCAAAGGAAAAAACATGGTGGCTGTAGAAATTTTTTCCATATTGGCTTCTAGTGCTGGACTTTtagctttaatttttttcccaaaGTGCTACATTATTTTCCTCAAGCCTGAAATGAATACAAAAAGCCGACTGcattaa